The genomic DNA gtggggagggagagagagagagagagagtggggagggagagggagagtgagagagcagAGAGGGAAAAACAGGAGCCAGATGGCATAAGGGGCCCCCTTGTTTAATTCGACAGCTCCATGAACACAAATATAATCGTGCAGCTAGTATGAGCTTTAATGCGCTGCTATTTTCAAATGTCACTACTTAATTACAATCAGATGAACCATCTCTTCACCCCAAGGCCAAAGGTCAACATCCATAATTGGATCAGATCTGGAGGTGCATTGCTATTGTAAGCTATTCCTCCTCTAAAATAACCAGTTATTTTGGATCAGTGATTGAGCGAATCAAACTAGAAAACATAACAGTTGGCTATATTATTACAGTGCTTGCTAAATCTATAATAAGTAGGCTAGCTCATAGGATCCATTTTACGATTAATCTAAATGTTGCGTCCCGTTTCCTAAAACCatagtaatttattttaaaatggtcgTAGGAGTGCTCTTATGTAGCGCTGAGAGCATCTTAAGCACACAGACTTCTagagacacctgcaggacagttACACCTCATACAATTTAATACAGTTAATGTAGAGATTATTACACTTTATGCAATAAagtgcgatatatatatatatatatatatatatatatatatatatatatatatatatatatatatatatatatatatatatatatatatatatataataataaaataaaggcaTGATGATTCTTGAACACAGCCAACAGAAAACACGCGCTATTCTATTCTGATATACACACTCATAACCATGTGCAAGTACATATGTAGATGTAAGATTTAGGATGTGGGTGTGTGTTtctgaaataaatgaatgaataatggaTTTGAGAGTGGAATAGAGGAAGGGGGTGGGGCGCaggagtggagagagagagagagagagagagagagagagagagagagagagagagagagagagagagagagagttgggcaGGGCACTAGAAGTCACGTGATGTGGAGACTTTCCCTTTGTAGCTGCATTACAACTCGGGTTTCCCTTGTGCCCTCTCTCCTCCTTCACGTACACGAGGATATACAATAGCCAGAAGGATTTATGTATTCTAACTAAGGAACGTctgtataaatattttcattttagaaATTAATAACTTTATTGTCATATGAAAATTCATATTAGCTACAGAATgcgttttttatgtgtttttttgtgtgcaaatatatatatttttaacaacattaatgactcaATTTGCTTTGGAAATATAGAAATGGCAGAATTTTCTAAATAATCTAAATGACCATATTCAGATTAAAATTGGTGTGGGCTTTACTTGAATGttttctaacacacacacacacacacacacacacacacacacacacacacacacacacacatgttgtgtttccatgttttatggggactttccatagacataatggtttttatactgtacaaactttatattctatcctctaaacctaaccctacccctaaacctaaccctcacagaaaactttctgcatttttacattttcaaaaaacataatttagtatgatttataagctgttttcctcatggggaccgacaaaatgtccccacaaggtcaaaaatttcgggttttactatccttatggggacatttggtccccacaaagtgataaatacacacacacacatacacacacacacacacacacacacatatgatgctgcatgtagtgtttacaataagtaaatacataaataaagttacaaaaaaataaagcagTAAGGTacaaaataatgtacaaaataaaagcatttggtGTCTATAAAAAGAAACTGTGGCACAGCAGTAATTGAGCCTACGAATTCTAGAAACTAGTTTCcagttttgataaaaaataattaaagattaAAAGAGAAATTACAAAAGAGGTAAATTATTATGTTATACCACACGCCTGTTTCACACTGTAGTGTGCAGTTAGTAGGCCTATTATTGCCTTTTCAAATGAGTAAGTGGCTTATATATGGAAATACTTGTGTTGTTTGCCCTgtattatcaaaataaataataaaaaaaaaaacacctaaatAGAACGTTCCTAGAACTTTCCTAGAAGAATTGGTTTCCAAAAATATAACCAAACCGGAACCAAACTCTAACGTTAGTGAAACGTTCTGTGTTTACTGTATGGGTGACGAACTAGGCCTACTTTTACTTAGCTTGTAACTATTTTCTGGAACCGCTGGTAAACTGACattgttattactattataattaattatagtaACATGTAATTTTATAGACATGAATAATGAgttgtggatgttttatttgtgatttgcAGTTACTGGGATGATTTCCATTCATGTGCGACCACTGCTTTGGCAGACTGTCAGGAGGGAGCGACAGATCTGTGGGAGAAGCTGAAAAAAGAGTCCAGACATCTGGACTTCCGCGGCAGCCTGTTTGAACTGTGTGCGGGCGGGAACGGCGCGAGCCGATCAACGGTTCCGTTCGGCTTAACGCTGATCCTAACGGCACTGTCTGCTCTCGTGACGTGGCTTCAGTTTTAACCCACGAGAAATgaagaaaacacaaaacaacgaaaataagaaagaaaacagAAGAGTGGAAAAAGACAAGATATACCATCAACGTTAGAATACAAAAAAGAATAATGACGGTCAAAATTCATCCTCACACAAATGGATTGATATATTTCATctggtgaaaaatactttttgcaacaGACAATGGCAAGAAGTCTTCGGGGAATGCTCAAAGCACATTTGCCTGACTCTGGGTCGATTTCATGAAATATTTATCAGATATTGAGTTGAAATGACGGCCTGAATTTCTAAAAGGTCCTGGTTAGAATCATAGTATTTTATAACATTAGCGTCTgttataaatgaattattactgtaGGCTTTTCACTTTCTCAATGAACATCATGCATATAGAAAGATAGTAAATATTCTCCCATCAATTAACTCGTTTAGATTTCCCATTGTTCGCAGGCacgtttgttttttatttcctatttttcaatttttagttttcatttatcaaatttatttttgtcaagCCAAGTATATGAGTGATGTGTTAGGGGGTTGGGGGTTTTGCTGACCCACCAATCCAGAAAAATATAGGAAACATCTCTAATAATCATGAtgctaataatacaaataatactaTTACTAGCCTACTACTAATAAATAAACCTCAGGAATGACTACAGGCATCTATTTAGTGGAATACAGGAATATGAAAGCAGAGGGTATTTTGAGAGATTTTATTGAGAGAAAGAAgaagataaaaacaaaagaacttGAGCATTTCAAATGTAGCCAGGACAAGGCTGTGGACGAGTCGATTGTTAACATTCTTTTCCTGAACACTAGATTCTATTTATAATAGGAaatctattctattccattccaagAAGATTAGTCTCTTTCCATTTAGGACACATTAAATTATAAAGGGAACACTTTACATTGCAGTGTATATATACGCTATATATAACAACGTGTATATTTTAAAGCAAGCAGCTCAAAAAACAATTACACATTAAGTACACGTAGTTAATGATTATTATGCAGTACTAACTTATGTAGTTACACAGTTATTACACTGCAATGTAACGTGAGGCCAGTATTTCTCCCGACAGTATCGTAGCACGACAATATCCGGACTTTGACATTATTAGTTGGATGAAATGAATTTTGCTAGCTTTATTTGATGTCGCCAAGGCATAGACCACGTTTCACTGCCTTCAAAAGatgtgtattttgtttgtttgttcgtttgtttgtttgttcgtttCTGGGGATGTTGCATATGAAATACCTGAATATTCAAAATCACATACAAGTAAATAAGAGATGTATGTGAAATGAAAAATAGAGACACTTTAACAGAAACAGGTTTAAAACAGATTGATTATAGGTATTTAAAAAGATTgctaaaaataagtatttaaaatgtattaaataaaaacagttaCTGTTTGAAAgagatttgtgttgtttttattcaAGTTGCCTTTGCGGTGATTTCATTGTCTATTATTTATAACTAATGTAGGGCCTATCCCTTATATAAGGGAGCAAGAATTCATAAAAAtccacataaaataaaataacatcaaATATCTCAGGGTGTAGTAGAATGAGTGTAGATGGATATCCTATATTCAGGTTCAATACACATCTTGTCGTTCTCTTCCAGCCCGTCAAACGCACGTGCACGAGCACGCCAGCGCGCACACAGGCGAGACTCTGTCGAGTGAAGACATTAATGCGGTGGCAGAGAGAGTCATTTCATATTGATTCTCCCGCACTCAGCGCATTTCTGCTGCATACAAGACGCTTGTCAGAGCGAAAACAACCGGTGCCGACGACAACAAGGTTGAAAAATGATAGTCGAGGGAAATCtcgagtttaaaaaaaaacatgagaaaCATTAGTCTACTTTATATTTCAAGCATTCTGAAATTATGTATAggcctactatatatatataccaatccAGAAAAATATAGGAAACATCTCTAATAATCATGatgctatatatgtatatatatatatatatatatatatatatatatatatatatatatatatatatatatatatatatatatatatatatatataaaatggataAAGGGAAGATACGATTTCCAAAGCAGGATAAACAATTTACAGCAGAACACAGATTGAATTTTAACCTGGAGATTAAAGATGCCATTTTGAGATTAGCTATTAATTAAATAGTTCTGTTTTGCTTAATTAATTAGTATAGCTTTTTTAAAGAGGTAGCTGAAATCAGACCAAACAAAAATAACTCGATTCAGAAATAAACAGGCTTATTTATTTGGACCAATCGCAAAATTAGCACTACTGGAGGTGTGAGACAGCATGAATGGGAGTTAAATCCTGGAACCTCACACCTTGTTTTTTTATGCTCCTTTTTGGGTTTGAAAATGAGATTGGATTTCATTCCTGCTGTCGCTGGAAGAGCATGACGGGTGAATTTGTAATCTCATTAAAATGCATGTTGTTCTGTTGCTGGCACCATGTTATCTTGCCCAAATCTTTAGTGGCATGCttttcaaaaaactttttaattaatttttggtAGCAATTTTGCAGCCCTCATTGGAACACTTTCTAACCATGCGAAAGATGCAATACTGATTGTGACATTTAATATTAAACATGAAAGCGgtggaaacacacacactgagatgGCTGGCTTCCCTACCACTGCTCCACAGACTTGATCAATATGCCCAAGCCAGTGCCAGGCAGACATGGCACTTCTTGCTTAACTGTGCCTTCTCTCACAGTGCTATGAACACAAAGGCAGGGCATTACACTCACACAGGGCATCATAGGAGGTCGGGTCTTTCCCTCAGAAACAGAGTCAGCTGGCATGGACTGATCCACTGAACAGAGACAATGAGTTTTGACTTAAGAGGACCCAGCACAAACATCATGGTGCTAAAAAcgaacgaatgaatgaatgaataaatgaatgaatgaatcaatcaatcaatcaatcaaacaaattTTGTCTGAGATGACCtcacaaaatctttgtttgaaaGTAAATTGTTTTGAGAAGGCAACCAACCTTGAGGCAAATATTCCTATCTTTTCAAAgttattttcatgatttttacaagatgtaaaacttaaaataaaagcaatatttcagaaaaaacaaacaaacacggaAATGTATTATGTGGGTCCTAATATGCTGGACAACAGCAATGAACACATTTTCAGATGTACCAGTATATTCTTGCCCTTTTTTAGGGTTAGATCAGATTAGGTGAATTATTCAGAAGTTTTCAATCTGTCTTTTTTTGTATTGGGTGAGTTATCATCTACAAAttgtgttgggtaagttactcaaaaagtaatactctacaaattactaattatgtctataaaattgtaatcagattgattacaattttacttattacttcattgaaaaagtcACATTACTATTTACCTTTCTAAAAAAAGTTTCCATGCAACATATTCAaattaatgtctatatttccttatTTTCATTGTCATACCCCAGTCATACAATCAGCACCATGCATTTCTCCTTTACAATGACTTTTTGGGGGGTGTACACGTTTCAGCTGTCATAGAAATGCAAAAGGCATAGGCAtataaattaagcctaacacaGCCTTAAttcgtgactatattcacaaaatAGCACAGCCTTGATTGCCTTATTGCTTCTATAAAACGGTTACTACATAGTAAAAATATTAAGGAAACAAATGttcaatacaattttatattctgttaaaaaaaaaaatcattaaatgccATCCTTCCTCCAGAAAATATATTCCTTGGcagtaaacagtaaacagaatATTGCTAGGCCAACAAGAATAACTGTCAGCGATGGGTGGTGCAGCATGATACAAATAAACGTTTTACATTTCTGGTCTCCAGTGCTTTCACCTGCATCAGAGTTTATTCTTAGCagaaagtattacatttgtagaaGTTGTCCAAAAACATGTGACTCTATAGCTCAAATACTTCAGAGAGTCCAGATGACCATTTATTTTAACTAGCTCACCTGAGTAGATGACATGAAGTGCTGGTCTGAGGTTAGTTACATTGATATAATGGGCCACTATGGCTCCAGTGGTCTCCGAGCTCCCTTTAGCAGAGACCACTTTCTCCCCAGTCTCTGTGATACATGAGTCCTCCTTCAAGCCTCCCACGGCTGTGCTCACGGCCATCTGGAAGTGGAAGAGGAGAAGAAGGGCTCCTACTCCCCAGTGCTcccgaccacggaggtcattccctcgtcactgccagtgcccataACAACTAAGGCCATTCCCCAGGCACTGCCAGCACTaccggccatggaggccatttcccagtcGCTGCTAGCGCTCCTGACCAGGTtgactctgccctcagagtcttccatggctccgccctcagagtcttacATGGCTCCGCTCCCAGTGGTCACATccgctctcccagagactcctcacCCAGTGGTTCCTCCCGCTcacccagagactcctcctccagcggcTCCGCCTGCTCTCCCAGAGACCCCTCCTCCAGTGGCAACAATTGGAGCAACTCACCCAAGGGTCTTCTTCAGTGGCAGACTATTACGTGAGGTTCTGGAGCTTGGCCTTTCAAGTGGGCTGGGAAAAAAGCATCCTCCAGACCATGTTCTGGATAGGATTGAATGAACCGGTGAGGGAGATAGTCCCTTTGGACTGCGATGGTTTGCCCCTTGGTGAATTCATTGCTAAAATTGTAATGGCTGGTCTTCTATATTCTACTCCATCATCCAACCCTCTTGCAGAGCTTTCCACGGTGCCTtcctccaagccttccatggctccttccTCCAAggcttccacggctccgtcctcCAGGCCTTCCACAGCCTCTCCCTCCAGGCCTTCCACGCCCATGCCCTCCAGGCCTTCCACGCCTATGCCCGCCACAGCCAActagccaacgcctgccacggccaacaaccCAATGCCCACACCTACCACGACCAACAAACTAGTTCTTGAAgcttcgtccatcccagagccatcATTACATGCCTCGTCTGTCCCTAAGCTAGCGTTGCAAGCTTcgcccatcccagagccagtgttgcaagCCTTGCTCGTCCCAGAGCTAATGTTGCAAGCCTCACCTATCCCAGAGGCAGCATTCATGCCCTCTCAAGctctaaagtaatttttttggggggggcacTATGGCTCCAGTGGTCTCCAATCTCCCTTCAGCAATGATCACTTTCTACCCAGCCTCAGTGATCCTGGAGTCTTccttcgagcctcccatggctccacccttcgagcctcccaaggctctgcccttcgagcctcccacagctctgccctTCGTGCCCCCCACGGCTCTGGCctttgagcctcccacggctgtGCTCACAGCCATCTGGAAGCGGAAGAGGAGAAGGGCTCCtactccccagtcactgccagtgctcccaaccacagaggtcgttccctcGTCACTGCCAGTGGCCATGACCATAGAGGCTGTTACGAACTGCCCTTTCATTTCCCCTTAGTCATGGACTTAATTTCCCAAGATGCACCTTTGTTGATTACCCTCAACTGCCTTCCATCTTCCACAGCTATTCCCTGTTCCATCATTATCCTTCTGCGTATTTATACCCTTTGGATTCCTCTCCTCATTGTCGGTTCTTGTTAGTTTGCCAGtttgttaacatgttaatttgaATGTTACTGACTTATTTAACCAGCAAACTGCTGTTACGTTTGATTTTCCTTTTTTCTCATGTGTTTTAATTTCGTCTTTATGTCTTAATCCTCTTCTGAGTTACGTTAATAAAAGATTCTGCATTTGTATCCACCCTCtatgtgatgatgactaaatgaatcctgtgccagccaaacatcacttcagtctattat from Xyrauchen texanus isolate HMW12.3.18 chromosome 41, RBS_HiC_50CHRs, whole genome shotgun sequence includes the following:
- the LOC127634188 gene encoding neuritin, encoding MGLTLTGRYISLFLAVQIAYLLQAVRAAGKCDTVFKGFSNCLLRLGDDMANYPQELDEKENLQTICTYWDDFHSCATTALADCQEGATDLWEKLKKESRHLDFRGSLFELCAGGNGASRSTVPFGLTLILTALSALVTWLQF